The Opitutus sp. ER46 genome contains a region encoding:
- a CDS encoding protein-glutamate O-methyltransferase CheR, which translates to MIALPPIVGAVASAGTDAAFADRVRALVAARFGYSPRPAAMAYLRSVLAQRQASRPAEDYWRLLLGSPEELQALVEDMLNHETACGRTPPHFEALRRFVLPVLLTSGRAVRIASLGCATGEEAYTLALTAIEAGDVGDAVQVVGLDLSHRALRTARAGEYSEFSVRELSDPQCAAGFIRAGGTYRVRPQVARKVRFVQHNLLEPLPLVGVEVIFCRNVLIYFEPEAANRVLANIRDALAPGGWLFLGHSESALHLRAWFEPVSFAETLVYRRRSS; encoded by the coding sequence ATGATTGCCCTGCCGCCCATCGTGGGTGCCGTGGCTTCGGCTGGCACCGACGCCGCCTTCGCCGACCGCGTACGCGCGCTCGTCGCGGCTCGGTTCGGGTACTCCCCGCGGCCTGCTGCGATGGCTTACCTGCGGAGCGTGCTGGCGCAAAGGCAGGCATCGCGGCCGGCGGAGGATTACTGGCGGCTGCTCCTCGGCTCGCCCGAGGAGTTGCAGGCGCTCGTGGAAGATATGCTCAACCACGAGACCGCCTGCGGTCGCACGCCGCCGCACTTCGAGGCGCTGCGCCGGTTCGTCCTGCCGGTCCTGCTGACCAGCGGCCGGGCCGTGCGGATTGCGTCGCTGGGCTGCGCCACGGGGGAGGAAGCGTACACGCTGGCGCTGACCGCGATCGAGGCCGGTGACGTCGGGGACGCGGTGCAGGTGGTCGGGCTCGACCTCTCGCACCGCGCGCTCCGCACCGCGCGGGCCGGCGAGTACTCCGAGTTCAGCGTGCGCGAACTCAGCGACCCGCAGTGCGCCGCGGGTTTCATCCGGGCCGGCGGCACCTACCGGGTGCGGCCGCAGGTCGCCCGGAAGGTGCGTTTCGTCCAGCATAACCTGCTCGAGCCGCTGCCGTTGGTGGGCGTCGAGGTCATCTTCTGCCGCAACGTGTTGATCTATTTCGAACCGGAGGCCGCGAATCGCGTGCTGGCCAATATCCGCGACGCGCTGGCCCCCGGCGGCTGGCTGTTCCTGGGCCACTCGGAGTCCGCGCTGCATCTGCGGGCGTGGTTCGAGCCCGTGTCCTTCGCCGAGACGCTAGTGTATCGCCGACGCTCGTCATGA
- a CDS encoding Cache 3/Cache 2 fusion domain-containing protein, with translation MKPNTPQAIPNPSAGAEHASRKSSLKVSTKITLLSFSMVALTVVVLTAIVFVQKSRLAPVLGRYLDEQAFAESSKIVRIIRDNCASAQTQSHRQLEHGLTVARETLLAKGAVTFAGESVAWEAENQVNQQKVRVDLPKFCVGGEWIGQNANWKARSPIVDEARHLTNLQVTLFQRMNDAGDMLRVATTLQRADGSRAIGTFIPATNADGQPNAIVASVLKGENYLGRAMGMDTWYQAMYEPLWDAAHQKVIGMLFVGMDMTEATRAVRESIAKITVGKTGYVFVFGSKNDLRGKYIVSQNGAADGKQMWETRDTNGEFVVQNIIKAGLASRGDRAERVNYLWSDPGAARAREKFSAVTYFEPWDWVIGVSAYYDEYRESQDAALSTLSQLLVWTAGVALVLVAAAFIVSKRLALSVTRPLTVLMHTAQQIARGDNNARAAVESDDEIGQLGEAFNSMLDARVKAKEETDDYKKLQEGIQQLLRVTADASDGDLTVRAPVTDGALGNVSDAVNLMLENVGELIKNVQESAKVVANSAMEIQASSEQLARGANTQNQEIVNTSSAVQEMAANTESVSSNAAAANEAAGRARKAAEEGTKAVQDVISGMERIRENVQAGAKKIKRLGERSMEISTIVNTINQISAQTDMLALNAAIEAARAGEHGRGFTVVAEEVRKLAERAAAATQEIEKLVASIQAETNESVTSMEQQTVQVEEGSQTVTTAGASLDRIREASVQSAELINEISLAAKQQVRGANGVVSAMQTVSQIAQQAQGGAGQTRRATESLVTLANELLGRAVKFKV, from the coding sequence ATGAAACCGAACACACCTCAAGCCATTCCCAACCCCTCCGCGGGAGCGGAGCATGCCTCCCGCAAGAGCTCCCTCAAGGTCAGCACGAAGATCACCCTCCTGAGCTTCTCCATGGTCGCCCTGACGGTCGTCGTCCTCACCGCGATTGTCTTCGTGCAGAAGAGCCGCCTGGCGCCGGTGCTGGGCAGGTATCTCGACGAACAAGCCTTCGCGGAATCCAGCAAGATCGTACGGATCATCCGTGACAACTGCGCCAGCGCCCAAACGCAGTCTCACCGCCAGCTCGAGCACGGGCTGACGGTGGCACGCGAGACGCTGTTGGCCAAGGGCGCGGTGACGTTTGCCGGCGAGAGCGTCGCATGGGAGGCCGAAAACCAGGTCAACCAGCAGAAGGTGCGCGTCGACCTGCCGAAGTTCTGCGTCGGCGGCGAATGGATCGGTCAAAACGCGAACTGGAAGGCCCGGTCGCCGATCGTGGATGAGGCCCGGCACTTGACGAACCTCCAGGTCACGCTGTTCCAGCGCATGAACGACGCGGGCGACATGCTCCGTGTCGCGACGACGCTGCAGCGTGCCGATGGGTCGCGCGCGATCGGCACCTTCATCCCGGCCACGAATGCGGACGGTCAGCCCAACGCCATCGTCGCGTCGGTCCTGAAGGGGGAAAACTACCTTGGCCGCGCCATGGGCATGGATACGTGGTACCAGGCGATGTACGAGCCGCTCTGGGATGCCGCGCATCAGAAGGTGATCGGCATGCTCTTCGTGGGTATGGACATGACCGAGGCCACCCGCGCCGTGCGTGAGAGCATCGCGAAGATCACGGTGGGCAAGACCGGGTACGTCTTCGTTTTCGGCAGCAAAAATGACCTCCGCGGCAAGTACATCGTTTCCCAGAACGGCGCGGCCGACGGAAAGCAGATGTGGGAGACCCGCGACACCAACGGCGAGTTTGTTGTCCAGAACATCATCAAGGCCGGCCTTGCCAGCCGCGGCGACCGTGCCGAGCGGGTTAATTACCTCTGGTCCGACCCAGGCGCCGCGCGGGCGCGCGAGAAATTCTCCGCGGTCACCTATTTTGAACCCTGGGACTGGGTCATCGGCGTGAGTGCATACTACGACGAGTATCGCGAGTCGCAGGACGCCGCCCTGAGCACGCTCTCCCAACTCCTGGTGTGGACTGCCGGCGTCGCGCTCGTCCTCGTGGCGGCCGCCTTCATCGTGAGCAAGCGCCTCGCGCTCAGCGTTACCCGCCCACTCACCGTGCTCATGCACACGGCGCAGCAGATCGCCCGCGGCGACAACAACGCTCGGGCTGCAGTGGAGTCCGACGACGAAATTGGCCAGCTGGGCGAGGCTTTCAACTCGATGCTGGATGCGCGCGTGAAGGCGAAGGAGGAGACCGATGATTACAAGAAGCTCCAGGAGGGCATTCAGCAGCTTCTCCGCGTCACGGCCGACGCCTCCGACGGCGACCTGACGGTGCGCGCGCCGGTGACCGACGGCGCGCTCGGCAACGTGAGCGACGCCGTGAACCTGATGCTCGAGAATGTCGGTGAGCTGATCAAAAACGTGCAGGAGTCGGCCAAGGTGGTCGCGAACTCCGCGATGGAGATCCAAGCCTCCTCCGAGCAGCTCGCCCGCGGCGCCAACACGCAGAACCAGGAGATCGTCAACACGAGCTCGGCCGTGCAGGAGATGGCGGCCAACACCGAGTCCGTCTCCAGCAACGCTGCGGCTGCCAACGAAGCCGCCGGTCGCGCCCGCAAGGCCGCTGAAGAGGGCACCAAGGCCGTTCAGGACGTCATCAGCGGCATGGAACGCATTCGCGAGAACGTGCAGGCCGGCGCCAAGAAGATCAAACGCCTCGGCGAGCGCTCGATGGAAATCAGCACGATCGTGAACACGATCAACCAGATCTCCGCCCAGACCGACATGCTTGCGCTCAACGCTGCGATCGAAGCGGCGCGCGCCGGCGAACACGGGCGCGGCTTCACCGTGGTCGCCGAGGAAGTCCGCAAGCTGGCCGAACGCGCCGCCGCCGCCACGCAGGAAATCGAGAAGCTGGTCGCCTCCATCCAGGCGGAGACCAACGAGTCGGTGACCTCGATGGAACAGCAGACCGTGCAGGTCGAGGAGGGCTCGCAGACGGTGACGACTGCCGGCGCGTCGCTGGACCGCATTCGCGAAGCGTCCGTGCAGTCGGCCGAACTGATCAACGAGATCTCTCTGGCGGCCAAGCAGCAGGTGCGCGGCGCGAACGGCGTGGTGTCCGCCATGCAGACGGTCTCCCAGATCGCGCAGCAGGCGCAGGGCGGCGCCGGCCAGACCCGCCGCGCCACCGAGTCGCTGGTGACGCTCGCCAACGAGCTCCTCGGCCGCGCCGTCAAGTTCAAGGTCTGA
- a CDS encoding response regulator transcription factor, which yields MAIRILLVDDHPMLRGSVTDCLLRQGSKFEVVGEAGSSEEALQKVAQLEPNLIIMDVEIPGENGIELTRRIRRLYPAVVVLILTAHGGIQRINNALDAGASGYLLKDCTAQELIAAVDATISGQVYLSPAASTAIVRDYQRQMKGEGNAGLTPREIDILRRITDGQTTKEIAYAMGLSTKTVETHRVNIMTKLDINTVAGLTKYAIREGLCRPE from the coding sequence ATGGCTATACGTATTTTGTTGGTCGACGACCATCCGATGCTGCGGGGCAGCGTCACCGATTGCCTCTTGCGGCAGGGTTCCAAGTTTGAAGTGGTCGGGGAGGCCGGCAGCAGCGAGGAGGCATTGCAGAAGGTGGCCCAGCTCGAGCCGAACCTGATCATCATGGACGTTGAGATCCCCGGTGAGAACGGGATCGAACTCACCCGCCGCATCCGGCGGCTGTACCCGGCAGTGGTCGTGCTGATCCTGACGGCGCACGGGGGCATTCAGCGCATCAACAACGCGCTCGATGCCGGCGCCTCCGGCTACCTGCTCAAGGACTGTACGGCGCAGGAGCTGATCGCGGCGGTGGACGCGACCATCTCGGGTCAGGTGTATCTTTCGCCCGCCGCCTCGACGGCCATCGTGAGGGACTACCAGCGGCAGATGAAAGGCGAGGGGAACGCGGGGCTCACGCCGCGCGAGATCGATATCCTACGGCGGATCACCGATGGGCAGACGACCAAGGAGATCGCGTACGCCATGGGCTTGAGCACCAAGACGGTGGAGACCCACCGGGTGAACATCATGACGAAGCTCGACATCAACACGGTGGCGGGCCTCACGAAGTACGCCATCCGCGAGGGTCTTTGCCGGCCGGAGTAG
- a CDS encoding hybrid sensor histidine kinase/response regulator — protein sequence MNSSSSSPERLAELVQQLAACLVTAVGSDRGEQARAIAGQIEQTALDGGLPLLAGAAICIQQRLQQAALSPDPTSDLAGLAEAWTSYGPGLLAPAGDPVLEEAWLALQPHLAVQLEEGGDPLVAGLPASAGPNDAIDAGAFLDSLDAPADEQPAPEAPLPTAETLAAAVTPEPSALPAAAPAPVLAPAAAPTPAAPAEEEEVPAEIMDAFAQESREAFEAMEQSIMAWEKQGQGREDLRNVFRLTHSVKGAANSVGLKVVGTVLHRLEDTLEDLVEGRGRIAPEPLSALVLAIIDTLRSDFASGACSQPAWQATADALVARIVALRSTMAPLDAPAEVVEPAAEAAVPAPAPADESDLSTAPEAQSLAAAPTEAPVATAPSKTSVVSGTPPAAVAEAALAHPERSTIRVETSHLDSLMNLVGDLLINRHRLNRKLQQVTSLRAELVRARERLLHVVGDFNSRYEFSQRRAAAAAPSDGFSDLELDRYDDFNILSRSLVEIAADAEEIVTQIDGHFGSFSEEAVQFTTVTRQLQEEVARTRMVPLDQLFRRLHRAVRDASASEGKAVTFTVEGADNRIDKFISDQLFRPLLHIVRNAVAHGIESGAERKAAGKAAEGRLHVRSRTEAGRLVLEFTDDGGGLRRKAITQVARARGLLGENAEVDDTQLAELIFQPGFSTASATTDVAGRGVGLDVVRQEVTNLGGTVNVVSHEGAGCSFILTLPVTLAINQVMFVQCSDRVYALPINFVERVVKASAGAFTHSGTSELLLLEGQQAIPVVRLHGRLGLPDTQQASTAIILMLAERRTALVVDRIQSKIDIVVKPLGPVLNRHPYFSGATLAGDGRVIFILDVPGLVAPGAVRSRTVAVAAPEVSEPLDQATRILVVDDSLSIRRIAARHLTDAGYTVETAVDGSEALEKLREGGYALVVSDLEMPRVNGFELIAEMRRRPDLGEIPVLILTSRDAAKHRDRARELGAADYLIKPVSREQLTGAVAANLRRAGAAA from the coding sequence ATGAATTCTTCCTCTTCTTCCCCCGAACGCCTTGCGGAACTGGTGCAGCAACTCGCTGCGTGCCTCGTCACCGCGGTGGGCTCCGATCGCGGCGAACAGGCGCGTGCCATCGCCGGCCAGATTGAACAGACCGCGCTCGATGGCGGGCTGCCGCTCCTCGCCGGGGCGGCGATCTGCATCCAGCAGCGGCTCCAGCAGGCCGCGCTGTCTCCCGATCCGACGTCCGATCTCGCCGGACTGGCCGAGGCCTGGACGAGCTACGGTCCGGGGCTCCTCGCCCCCGCCGGTGATCCCGTGCTCGAGGAAGCCTGGCTCGCGCTGCAACCTCATCTCGCGGTCCAGCTCGAGGAGGGCGGTGATCCGCTCGTGGCCGGGTTGCCCGCCAGCGCGGGTCCCAATGATGCCATCGATGCCGGCGCGTTTCTCGACAGTCTTGACGCCCCGGCGGATGAGCAGCCGGCACCCGAAGCGCCGTTGCCCACGGCGGAGACTCTTGCCGCGGCGGTGACGCCGGAGCCGTCCGCGCTGCCGGCCGCCGCACCTGCACCAGTACTCGCACCCGCCGCCGCACCCACGCCGGCCGCGCCGGCCGAGGAAGAGGAGGTTCCCGCCGAGATCATGGATGCGTTCGCGCAGGAGTCGCGCGAAGCGTTCGAGGCGATGGAGCAGTCGATCATGGCCTGGGAAAAGCAGGGCCAGGGGCGCGAGGACCTGCGCAATGTTTTCCGTCTCACCCACTCGGTGAAGGGCGCCGCGAATTCCGTCGGCCTGAAGGTCGTCGGCACCGTCCTGCATCGGCTCGAGGACACGCTGGAAGATCTCGTCGAGGGCCGCGGCCGGATTGCTCCGGAGCCACTTTCGGCGCTGGTGCTTGCGATCATCGACACGTTGCGCAGCGACTTCGCGAGCGGCGCCTGCAGCCAGCCGGCCTGGCAGGCGACCGCCGACGCGCTGGTGGCGCGGATCGTGGCGCTGCGGAGCACGATGGCGCCGCTGGACGCGCCCGCGGAAGTCGTCGAGCCCGCGGCTGAAGCCGCAGTCCCGGCCCCGGCTCCGGCGGACGAATCTGACCTGTCCACCGCCCCCGAGGCGCAATCCCTCGCTGCCGCTCCCACCGAGGCACCGGTCGCGACGGCTCCGAGCAAGACGAGTGTCGTCTCCGGCACGCCGCCGGCTGCGGTGGCCGAAGCGGCGCTCGCGCATCCCGAGCGCAGCACGATTCGGGTCGAGACGTCTCACCTCGATTCGCTGATGAACCTGGTCGGCGACCTGCTGATCAACCGGCACCGGCTCAACCGGAAACTGCAGCAGGTGACGTCGCTGCGCGCCGAACTGGTGCGCGCCCGCGAGCGGCTCCTGCACGTGGTGGGTGATTTCAACAGTCGCTACGAGTTCTCCCAGCGTCGCGCCGCCGCGGCCGCGCCGAGCGACGGGTTCTCCGACCTGGAGCTGGATCGTTACGATGACTTCAACATTCTCTCGCGCTCGCTCGTCGAGATCGCGGCCGACGCCGAGGAGATTGTCACCCAGATCGACGGTCATTTTGGCTCGTTCTCCGAGGAGGCGGTGCAGTTCACCACCGTCACCCGCCAGCTCCAGGAGGAGGTGGCGCGCACCCGCATGGTGCCGCTCGACCAGCTCTTCCGCCGGCTGCACCGCGCCGTGCGCGATGCGAGCGCCTCCGAGGGCAAGGCCGTCACGTTCACGGTCGAGGGCGCGGATAACCGGATCGACAAGTTCATCAGCGACCAGCTGTTCCGCCCCCTGCTGCACATCGTCCGAAACGCCGTGGCTCACGGCATCGAGTCCGGCGCGGAACGCAAGGCAGCGGGCAAGGCGGCCGAGGGCCGGCTTCACGTCCGGAGTCGCACCGAGGCCGGCCGGCTCGTGCTGGAATTCACCGACGACGGCGGCGGGTTGCGGCGGAAGGCGATCACGCAGGTGGCCCGCGCGCGCGGGCTCCTGGGGGAGAACGCCGAGGTCGACGACACGCAGCTCGCAGAGCTGATCTTCCAGCCCGGGTTTTCCACGGCCAGCGCGACGACCGATGTCGCCGGTCGCGGGGTCGGGCTCGACGTCGTCCGGCAGGAGGTCACCAACCTGGGCGGCACGGTCAACGTCGTCAGCCACGAGGGCGCCGGCTGCTCTTTTATTCTCACGCTCCCGGTGACGCTGGCGATCAACCAGGTGATGTTCGTCCAGTGCAGCGACCGCGTGTACGCGCTGCCGATCAACTTCGTCGAACGGGTGGTCAAGGCTTCCGCCGGGGCGTTTACGCACAGCGGCACCTCCGAGTTGCTCCTGCTGGAGGGCCAGCAGGCGATCCCGGTCGTCCGGCTGCATGGTCGGCTCGGGCTGCCGGACACGCAGCAGGCCTCCACTGCGATCATCCTCATGCTCGCCGAACGTCGCACGGCGCTGGTGGTCGACCGGATCCAGAGCAAGATCGACATCGTCGTGAAGCCGCTCGGGCCGGTGCTGAACCGGCACCCGTACTTCTCCGGGGCGACGCTGGCTGGCGATGGCCGCGTGATCTTCATCCTGGACGTCCCCGGGTTGGTTGCACCGGGCGCCGTGCGCTCCCGCACCGTGGCGGTCGCCGCCCCGGAGGTGTCCGAGCCACTCGATCAGGCCACGCGCATCCTGGTGGTCGACGACTCGCTCAGCATCCGGCGCATCGCCGCCCGACATCTCACCGACGCCGGCTACACGGTGGAGACGGCGGTAGACGGCAGCGAGGCGCTGGAGAAGCTGCGCGAAGGCGGCTATGCGCTGGTGGTCTCGGATCTCGAGATGCCGCGCGTGAACGGTTTCGAACTCATCGCAGAGATGCGGCGCCGGCCGGACCTGGGCGAGATCCCCGTGTTGATCCTGACCTCGCGCGATGCAGCGAAGCACCGCGACCGCGCCCGCGAACTCGGCGCCGCCGACTACCTCATCAAGCCAGTGTCGCGGGAACAGCTGACCGGCGCGGTCGCGGCCAATCTCCGCCGCGCCGGGGCGGCGGCGTGA
- a CDS encoding response regulator, with amino-acid sequence MAKILAIDDSLTIRKLVGMVLRGAGHEVLLAEKGATGLELAQSEHPELILLDYVLPDMQSPVICQRLLEDPTTADIPVLLISTNGGAIRQLYADSRNVRDYLTKPFQAKVLESVVEHLLTKKPSGAAGESEAAAVLPTGSNAPVPALTASGSTPPAPVVGVVVPFADPEPAGAQPVPPARAEPASVPPPPARFGPGVASAMANDGHAGLRTLLNARFRAIARMLPELETRRGPLPAETYYLPFLLRNELVSEIVAEVSRTQISADQAMPLIAGTHEWMGIDTTFFHLGRTLATGVFSLRLPQETVDVTLLRGQVVMVGSNNPRVYCAGATYNFRSAPPPAIAAAVAAQQRDGTPFFVTLARLGALRDAAVLAALLRTQGVRAVHRAMVTPGTRYAFLPRENLPEFTRQFALNLDVRQFVLEVLRGVDDWLEIESTTGSVETIFARDGAAEMILPLLSLTPEESAVVAAVDGRLALQELAARAGLDLFGSCAIAYRLLKLGIIRVAASAAPAAPFCDPSVEEFLQGTAAEAWSPPPSTPRSRHPLSSQD; translated from the coding sequence GTGGCCAAAATACTCGCAATCGATGACAGCCTGACGATCCGGAAGCTCGTCGGCATGGTCCTGCGTGGCGCGGGGCACGAGGTGCTGCTGGCCGAGAAGGGCGCAACGGGCCTCGAACTCGCCCAGAGCGAGCACCCGGAACTGATCCTGCTCGATTACGTGCTGCCGGACATGCAGAGCCCCGTCATCTGCCAGCGACTGCTGGAGGATCCGACGACGGCGGACATTCCGGTGCTGCTCATCAGCACCAACGGAGGCGCGATCCGCCAGCTGTATGCCGACAGCCGCAACGTGCGGGACTATCTGACGAAGCCGTTTCAGGCGAAGGTGCTCGAGAGTGTCGTGGAGCATCTGTTGACGAAAAAGCCGAGCGGGGCCGCGGGAGAGAGCGAGGCCGCCGCCGTGCTGCCGACCGGTTCAAACGCCCCGGTTCCGGCGCTCACTGCCTCCGGTTCCACGCCTCCCGCGCCCGTGGTGGGCGTGGTGGTGCCGTTTGCCGATCCGGAGCCCGCCGGTGCCCAGCCGGTGCCGCCGGCGCGAGCCGAGCCCGCGTCCGTGCCCCCGCCGCCGGCGCGCTTCGGACCCGGCGTGGCGTCGGCCATGGCCAACGACGGCCACGCCGGCCTGCGCACGCTGCTGAACGCGCGGTTCCGGGCAATCGCCAGGATGCTCCCGGAACTCGAGACGCGGCGCGGGCCGCTGCCGGCGGAAACGTACTACCTGCCGTTTCTCCTGCGCAACGAACTCGTGTCCGAGATCGTGGCCGAGGTCAGCCGCACGCAGATCTCCGCCGACCAGGCGATGCCGCTGATTGCCGGCACGCACGAGTGGATGGGAATCGACACGACGTTCTTCCACCTCGGCCGCACGCTCGCCACCGGCGTCTTTTCCCTGCGCCTGCCGCAGGAGACGGTCGATGTTACGCTGTTGCGGGGCCAGGTCGTGATGGTGGGTTCGAATAACCCGCGCGTGTATTGCGCCGGCGCCACCTACAACTTCCGGTCCGCTCCGCCGCCCGCCATTGCCGCGGCGGTCGCCGCGCAACAGCGCGACGGCACGCCCTTCTTCGTCACGCTCGCGCGCCTGGGCGCGTTGCGCGACGCCGCGGTGCTCGCCGCGCTGCTGCGCACGCAGGGCGTGCGCGCCGTCCACCGGGCCATGGTGACGCCTGGAACGCGCTACGCCTTTCTCCCGCGCGAGAACCTGCCGGAGTTCACCCGCCAGTTCGCGCTCAACCTCGACGTGCGCCAATTCGTGCTCGAGGTGCTCCGGGGTGTGGACGACTGGCTCGAGATCGAGAGCACCACCGGATCGGTGGAAACAATCTTCGCCCGAGACGGCGCCGCCGAAATGATTCTCCCGCTCCTTTCGCTTACGCCGGAGGAGTCCGCGGTCGTGGCCGCGGTGGATGGCCGCTTGGCGCTCCAGGAACTCGCCGCCCGCGCCGGCCTGGATCTCTTCGGCTCCTGCGCAATCGCGTACCGGCTGCTCAAGCTCGGCATCATCCGCGTCGCCGCGAGCGCGGCGCCGGCCGCGCCCTTTTGCGACCCCAGCGTCGAGGAGTTCCTCCAGGGAACGGCTGCCGAAGCCTGGAGCCCGCCACCCTCGACGCCCCGGTCCCGCCACCCGCTTTCCTCCCAAGATTAA
- a CDS encoding response regulator produces MNFASDNSARHRTTVLVVEHTAVLPTGIAAALADGGLHVVECPDGAAAIDMLSLMLVDVIVAAVDAPAVESARLLQQARALPGYADVPVVLLTCRCDPAAEAAARQAGVAAWLERPVTRERLRDVVARCLAPATRAASAPLAASA; encoded by the coding sequence TTGAACTTCGCGTCCGACAACTCCGCCCGCCATCGCACCACCGTCCTGGTCGTCGAGCACACCGCTGTGCTGCCGACGGGGATCGCGGCTGCGCTGGCGGATGGCGGGCTGCACGTGGTCGAGTGCCCGGACGGCGCCGCGGCGATCGACATGCTCTCGCTGATGCTGGTCGACGTCATTGTCGCCGCGGTCGACGCGCCCGCCGTGGAGAGTGCCCGGCTGCTGCAGCAAGCGCGCGCGCTTCCCGGCTACGCGGACGTGCCGGTCGTGCTCCTGACCTGCCGTTGTGATCCGGCCGCGGAAGCGGCCGCCCGGCAAGCGGGGGTGGCGGCGTGGCTGGAACGGCCGGTGACCCGTGAACGGTTGCGGGATGTTGTTGCCCGTTGCCTTGCGCCCGCGACGCGCGCCGCGAGCGCCCCATTGGCGGCAAGCGCCTGA
- a CDS encoding chemotaxis protein CheW, giving the protein MKPADRANSTVHLVAQRAGQRFALSVAHVREAIVLPELERVPLAPPEVLGSFQLRGEIVPAVLPDRLLAIDAGTSAPGVLALVRERDTTIGFAFDRLLGVTAVDPAALLPHPLAKRCRWMSSLVLDPRYQLVTVIDGSALITALIDQLQFTPAA; this is encoded by the coding sequence ATGAAACCCGCCGATCGGGCCAACTCCACCGTGCATCTCGTCGCCCAGCGCGCGGGGCAGCGCTTTGCGCTCTCCGTCGCGCATGTGCGCGAGGCGATCGTGCTGCCGGAACTCGAGCGCGTGCCGTTGGCGCCGCCCGAGGTGCTGGGTTCATTCCAGCTCCGGGGCGAGATCGTGCCGGCGGTCCTGCCCGATCGGCTGCTGGCCATCGACGCTGGCACCTCGGCGCCGGGCGTGCTCGCGCTGGTGCGTGAGCGCGATACGACGATCGGTTTCGCCTTCGACCGCCTGCTCGGCGTCACCGCGGTGGATCCCGCCGCGCTGCTCCCGCACCCGCTGGCGAAGCGCTGCCGCTGGATGTCCAGCCTCGTCCTCGATCCTCGATATCAACTTGTGACCGTCATCGATGGCTCGGCCCTCATCACCGCGCTGATCGACCAGCTCCAATTTACCCCCGCGGCCTGA
- a CDS encoding response regulator, which produces MAKVLVADDSATAVALLQNAVSEAGHVSLVATNGDDAMRLAVAEKPALILLDVVMPKVDGFQVCRRLRKQPETASTPIVIVTSKDQETDKFWGIRQGANDYITKPFEPKALADLIRKHIG; this is translated from the coding sequence ATGGCCAAAGTTCTTGTTGCTGATGATTCCGCCACCGCGGTGGCACTGCTGCAAAATGCCGTGTCCGAAGCCGGACACGTCTCGCTGGTCGCCACGAATGGCGATGACGCGATGCGACTCGCCGTCGCCGAAAAGCCCGCGCTCATCCTCCTCGATGTGGTGATGCCGAAAGTCGACGGCTTCCAGGTCTGCCGCCGGCTGCGCAAGCAGCCCGAAACGGCGAGCACGCCGATCGTCATCGTGACCTCCAAGGACCAGGAGACCGACAAGTTCTGGGGCATCCGCCAGGGCGCGAACGACTACATCACGAAGCCGTTCGAGCCCAAGGCGCTCGCCGACTTGATCCGCAAACACATCGGTTGA